A portion of the Polaribacter cellanae genome contains these proteins:
- the ribB gene encoding 3,4-dihydroxy-2-butanone-4-phosphate synthase, with translation MTTQTTQKNTKLNTISEAIEDIRNGKIIIVVDDENRENEGDFLAAAEKVTPEMINFMATHGRGLICAPLTEKRCKELDLGMMVYNNTDPMETAFTVSVDLRGKGVTTGISASDRALTIKALIEKDTKPFDLARPGHIFPLRAKDGGVLRRTGHTEAAIDFARLAGMQPAGVIVEIMNEDGTMARLPQLLKVAKKFDIKIVSIEDLVAYRMEHDSLIEKKEDFNIKTRFGDFRLRAYQQTTNNQVHIALTKGSWSKEEGILTRVNSTLVNNDILGTLTNNADKKLDQMFQVINEEGKGAIIFVNQQNQSQNLLSRLQILKENQANNELKAPAIKMDNRDFGIGAQILHDLNISKLKLITNSQQTKRVGMIGYGLEIVDYVEY, from the coding sequence ATGACCACTCAAACCACCCAAAAAAATACAAAATTAAATACTATTTCTGAAGCTATTGAAGACATTAGAAACGGAAAAATTATAATTGTTGTAGATGACGAAAACCGAGAAAATGAAGGCGATTTTCTTGCAGCTGCAGAAAAAGTAACTCCAGAGATGATTAATTTTATGGCAACTCATGGTCGAGGGTTAATTTGCGCTCCATTAACAGAAAAACGCTGTAAAGAATTAGACTTAGGGATGATGGTTTACAACAACACAGATCCTATGGAAACAGCATTTACAGTTTCTGTAGATTTACGAGGAAAAGGTGTTACTACCGGAATTTCTGCATCCGACAGAGCTTTAACAATTAAAGCGTTAATAGAAAAAGATACCAAACCTTTCGATTTAGCAAGACCAGGACATATTTTTCCATTAAGAGCAAAAGATGGTGGTGTTTTAAGAAGAACAGGGCATACAGAAGCTGCAATAGATTTTGCACGTTTGGCTGGAATGCAACCTGCAGGAGTTATTGTAGAAATAATGAACGAAGATGGCACGATGGCACGATTGCCTCAGCTTTTAAAAGTGGCTAAAAAGTTCGACATTAAAATTGTTTCTATTGAAGATTTGGTTGCTTACAGAATGGAACACGATTCTTTAATTGAAAAAAAAGAAGATTTTAATATTAAAACTCGTTTTGGAGATTTTAGATTAAGAGCATACCAACAAACAACCAATAATCAGGTTCATATTGCACTTACAAAAGGTTCTTGGTCTAAAGAAGAAGGTATTTTAACGAGAGTAAACTCCACATTAGTAAACAACGATATTTTAGGAACTCTTACCAATAATGCAGATAAGAAACTAGACCAAATGTTTCAAGTTATAAATGAAGAAGGAAAAGGTGCTATTATTTTTGTGAATCAACAAAATCAATCTCAAAATTTATTAAGTAGATTGCAAATTCTTAAAGAAAATCAGGCAAATAACGAATTAAAAGCACCAGCCATAAAAATGGATAATAGAGATTTTGGTATTGGAGCTCAAATTCTACACGATTTAAACATTAGCAAACTAAAATTAATTACCAATTCGCAACAAACAAAAAGAGTGGGAATGATTGGTTATGGTTTAGAAATTGTAGATTATGTTGAGTATTAG
- a CDS encoding LptF/LptG family permease, which translates to MKILDKYILKTFLVPFVATFLIVLFVLVMQVLWQVFENIAGKGISLPFILKFLYYTTLGIVPQALPIGVLLSSIMALGSLGENYEFAAAKSAGISLQRLVRPLIILTIILSGINFLFLNNIFPYATLKQRNLYYNIKKKKPALALVPGSFNSDLPGYQIKFEEKYGEEQNLLKKVLIYQLSSIHGNQKVITAERGKIISEEGSRYMTFILYDGNYYEDYTKSAKTQSKRLKMPASQATFKEYEFNIDISTVVGDGQLNEEKFKNSYNMRTLNQLNDTIPILKNSYDDMLLSRSKTIFNIASAKELHAYNDSLKPKIENQEDILENFDLQSKITILNTAISKMNSAFTNVKNNSNSIKYKRKSLNFYDSEFYGRIALSFSCLILFFIGAPLGSIIRKGGFGLPMILAIAIYVIYFFGNTLGKNLAEESSVSSLLGSCISTIVMLPLGIFLTRRATKDKGIFNVDAILTPIKNFFKKFTSKKDIHI; encoded by the coding sequence ATGAAAATTCTAGATAAATACATCTTAAAAACATTTCTAGTTCCTTTTGTAGCTACCTTTCTTATTGTTTTATTTGTCTTAGTAATGCAAGTGCTTTGGCAAGTTTTCGAAAATATAGCTGGTAAAGGAATTAGTTTGCCTTTTATTCTAAAGTTTTTATACTATACTACTCTGGGTATTGTGCCACAAGCCTTACCTATTGGAGTTTTACTTTCTTCGATAATGGCTTTGGGTAGTTTAGGAGAAAATTACGAATTTGCAGCCGCTAAATCTGCAGGAATTTCTCTACAAAGATTGGTTAGACCTTTAATTATTTTAACGATTATTTTAAGCGGAATTAATTTTTTATTCTTAAATAATATTTTTCCTTATGCAACTTTAAAACAGCGTAATTTATATTATAACATAAAAAAGAAAAAACCTGCTTTAGCCTTAGTTCCTGGAAGCTTTAACAGTGATTTACCTGGTTATCAAATTAAATTTGAAGAGAAATATGGCGAAGAACAAAATTTACTAAAGAAAGTTCTTATTTATCAACTAAGTAGTATTCATGGAAATCAAAAAGTAATTACTGCAGAAAGAGGTAAAATTATTTCAGAAGAAGGCAGTCGTTATATGACATTTATTTTATATGATGGCAATTATTACGAAGATTATACAAAATCTGCTAAAACACAAAGTAAAAGGTTAAAAATGCCTGCATCGCAAGCTACTTTTAAAGAATATGAGTTTAATATAGATATTTCTACTGTTGTTGGAGATGGACAATTAAATGAAGAAAAGTTTAAAAACAGTTATAATATGAGAACGCTAAATCAATTAAATGATACGATTCCCATATTAAAAAACTCTTATGACGATATGCTTTTATCGAGATCAAAAACCATATTTAACATAGCGTCTGCTAAAGAACTACATGCTTATAACGACTCTCTAAAACCTAAAATAGAAAACCAAGAAGATATTTTAGAAAATTTCGATTTACAAAGTAAAATTACCATTCTAAACACTGCCATTTCGAAAATGAATAGTGCATTTACAAATGTTAAAAATAATTCGAATAGTATAAAATACAAACGTAAAAGCTTAAACTTTTACGATTCGGAATTTTACGGAAGAATCGCACTTTCTTTTTCTTGTTTAATTTTGTTTTTTATTGGAGCTCCATTAGGTTCTATCATTAGAAAAGGTGGTTTTGGTTTGCCAATGATTTTAGCAATTGCTATTTACGTAATTTACTTTTTTGGAAATACCTTAGGTAAAAACTTAGCAGAAGAAAGCTCTGTTTCCTCGCTTTTAGGATCTTGTATTTCTACAATTGTAATGCTACCTCTAGGTATTTTTCTAACAAGAAGAGCAACAAAAGATAAAGGAATTTTTAATGTTGATGCTATTCTTACACCAATAAAAAATTTCTTTAAAAAATTCACGTCTAAAAAAGACATACATATATGA
- a CDS encoding LolA family protein yields MKKITVLFLSIFLTTITFSQNSEKAKSLLDEVSAKMGAYKNMSIGFSQTLSNEEAGIKEGDEPPIRGEIKLEGEKYILDYLGNQFIYDGKKLYVINHDEKEISITDGDLGGDDGFIYPSKLLTFYKEGYNYKMGKLENTKGRQIQYVTLNPIDSNSDIVKVELGIDAKSKHIYKLIQTGSNGSKTTFTINKFKKNEDLSNSFFKFNKAKFLSQNYTID; encoded by the coding sequence ATGAAAAAAATAACTGTATTATTTTTAAGTATTTTCTTAACAACCATTACTTTTTCTCAAAACTCAGAAAAAGCAAAATCTTTATTAGACGAAGTTTCTGCTAAAATGGGTGCATATAAAAATATGTCCATTGGTTTTAGCCAAACTTTAAGCAACGAAGAAGCAGGAATTAAAGAAGGAGACGAACCACCAATTAGAGGCGAAATTAAATTAGAAGGCGAAAAATATATTCTAGATTATTTAGGAAATCAGTTTATTTACGATGGTAAAAAACTATATGTAATAAACCACGACGAAAAAGAAATTTCTATTACAGATGGAGATTTGGGGGGAGATGATGGTTTTATTTACCCTTCTAAATTATTAACTTTCTACAAAGAAGGTTATAATTATAAAATGGGAAAATTAGAAAATACAAAGGGGAGACAAATTCAATACGTTACTTTAAACCCCATTGATAGTAATTCTGATATTGTAAAGGTAGAATTGGGTATAGACGCAAAATCGAAACACATTTATAAATTAATTCAAACTGGCTCTAATGGTTCTAAAACAACCTTTACCATTAACAAATTTAAAAAGAACGAAGATTTATCTAACAGCTTTTTTAAATTCAATAAAGCAAAATTTTTAAGTCAAAATTATACAATTGACTAA
- a CDS encoding FtsK/SpoIIIE family DNA translocase, with protein MAKRKPSTKKVMRSTEEKSSVFAFLKTKQTQTILGFFLLFFALFLCIAFISFFFSWQEDQSTLAKLGDKTVKSSNLLGKIGANLSHFFIYKGFGIGAFIIAFQIFKTGSYVLFQRKLSKIVISWNWALTAMLWLSITLGFVGDKFALLSGTIGFEINEYLQTFLGKTGLIIILAFTFVAYLVLRYKLTFDLFLERLKQKRAKREARKIENATNEATNAPIANSSSKTPLENESISSDKKEKSEFELSIENLKPTISKHSDVDAKKEAPSLQVTKNEENLEPTLKTTITNTEEKEVEIDVETVEEEEHETENLSDKLVKDFGEFDPTLELSNFKFPTFNLLKQYNETISIDPEELEANKDRIVETLKNYKIGIAEIKATVGPTITLYEIVPEAGIRISKIKNLEDDIALSLSALGIRIIAPIPGKGTIGIEVPNKKSTIVSMHSVISSKKFQDSPMELPIALGKTISNETFVVDLAKMPHLLMAGATGQGKSVGLNAVLTSLLYKKHPAEVKFILVDPKKVELTLFNKIERHYLAKLPDVEEAIITDTTKVVHTLNSLCIEMDNRYDLLKAAMVRNIKEYNAKFKKRKLNPNEGHQFLPYIVLVIDEFADLIMTAGKEVETPIARLAQLARAIGIHLIVATQRPSVNVITGIIKANFPARIAFRVTSKIDSRTILDAGGADQLIGRGDLLYTAGNDINRIQCAFVDTPEVEKITDFIGSQKAYPEAFQLPEYVGEESGTSLDVDISERDKLFKDAAEIIVTAQQGSASLLQRKLKLGYNRAGRLIDQLEAAGIVGGFEGSKARQVLVTDLVALDELLENEKNT; from the coding sequence ATGGCAAAAAGAAAACCAAGCACAAAAAAAGTAATGCGTTCTACTGAGGAAAAATCATCCGTTTTTGCATTTTTAAAAACAAAACAAACGCAAACGATTCTTGGGTTTTTCTTGTTATTCTTTGCGCTATTTTTGTGTATTGCCTTTATTTCTTTCTTTTTTAGTTGGCAAGAAGACCAAAGTACACTCGCTAAGCTGGGAGACAAAACTGTAAAAAGCAGTAATTTACTAGGTAAAATTGGTGCTAATTTAAGTCACTTTTTTATCTATAAAGGCTTTGGAATTGGGGCTTTTATAATTGCTTTTCAAATTTTTAAGACAGGTTCGTATGTGCTCTTTCAAAGAAAACTTTCTAAAATAGTTATCTCTTGGAATTGGGCTTTAACAGCAATGTTGTGGCTTTCTATAACCTTAGGGTTTGTTGGAGATAAATTTGCTTTATTGTCTGGAACTATTGGTTTCGAAATTAACGAATACTTACAAACATTTTTAGGAAAAACAGGACTCATTATTATATTAGCATTTACATTTGTTGCTTATTTAGTTTTACGTTATAAATTGACTTTCGATTTATTTCTAGAACGATTAAAGCAAAAAAGAGCTAAAAGAGAAGCTAGGAAAATTGAAAATGCTACGAATGAAGCTACTAATGCTCCAATTGCAAATTCAAGTTCTAAAACACCATTAGAAAACGAATCTATTTCATCAGATAAAAAAGAAAAGTCGGAATTTGAACTTTCCATAGAAAATTTAAAACCAACAATTTCTAAACATTCGGATGTTGATGCAAAAAAAGAAGCCCCTTCTTTACAAGTAACTAAAAATGAAGAAAATTTAGAGCCTACCTTAAAAACAACCATTACAAATACCGAAGAAAAAGAAGTAGAAATTGATGTTGAAACTGTTGAGGAGGAGGAACACGAAACAGAAAACTTATCAGATAAACTGGTAAAAGATTTTGGCGAATTCGACCCAACTTTAGAGTTATCGAATTTTAAATTCCCTACTTTTAATCTATTAAAACAATACAACGAAACTATATCTATAGATCCAGAGGAATTAGAAGCAAATAAAGATAGAATTGTAGAAACCTTAAAGAACTACAAAATTGGTATTGCAGAAATTAAAGCAACTGTTGGTCCAACCATTACTTTATATGAAATTGTACCAGAAGCAGGAATTAGAATTTCGAAAATTAAAAATTTAGAAGACGATATTGCCTTGTCTTTATCTGCCTTAGGAATTCGTATTATCGCACCAATTCCAGGAAAAGGAACCATTGGTATCGAAGTTCCAAATAAAAAATCGACAATTGTTTCTATGCATTCTGTTATTTCTTCTAAGAAATTTCAAGATTCTCCAATGGAACTACCAATTGCTTTGGGTAAAACCATTTCTAACGAAACTTTTGTGGTAGATTTGGCTAAGATGCCTCACCTTTTAATGGCTGGAGCAACAGGACAAGGAAAATCGGTTGGTTTAAATGCAGTATTAACTTCACTTTTATATAAAAAACACCCTGCAGAAGTAAAGTTTATTTTAGTAGATCCTAAAAAAGTGGAATTAACGCTTTTCAACAAAATTGAACGTCATTATTTGGCAAAATTACCAGATGTAGAAGAAGCAATTATAACTGATACTACCAAAGTTGTACACACCTTAAACTCTTTGTGTATAGAAATGGACAATCGTTACGACTTGTTAAAAGCTGCAATGGTTCGTAATATAAAAGAATACAATGCAAAATTTAAAAAACGTAAATTAAACCCTAATGAAGGGCATCAGTTTTTACCTTATATTGTTTTGGTTATTGATGAATTTGCCGATTTAATTATGACTGCTGGTAAAGAAGTAGAAACTCCAATTGCACGATTGGCACAGTTAGCAAGAGCTATTGGAATTCACTTAATTGTAGCCACACAAAGACCTTCTGTAAACGTAATTACAGGTATTATTAAAGCGAATTTCCCTGCGAGAATTGCGTTTAGAGTAACTTCTAAAATAGATTCTAGAACCATTTTAGATGCTGGAGGGGCAGACCAATTAATTGGTAGAGGAGATTTATTATATACAGCAGGAAACGATATTAACAGAATACAATGCGCATTTGTAGACACTCCAGAAGTCGAAAAAATAACGGACTTTATTGGTTCACAAAAAGCATACCCAGAAGCATTTCAACTTCCAGAATATGTTGGAGAAGAAAGTGGCACAAGTCTTGATGTTGATATTTCAGAAAGAGATAAACTCTTTAAAGATGCTGCAGAAATTATTGTAACAGCACAACAAGGTTCTGCTTCTCTTTTACAAAGAAAGTTAAAACTAGGATACAACAGAGCTGGTAGGTTAATAGATCAATTAGAGGCTGCTGGTATTGTTGGAGGTTTTGAAGGTAGTAAAGCAAGACAAGTTTTGGTTACTGATTTAGTGGCTTTGGATGAACTTTTAGAAAACGAAAAAAACACATAA
- a CDS encoding diacylglycerol kinase family protein: MKNPNDGFLRGRLRSLKFAFRGVWRLITKEDSIKAQLCVAVFATILGFYFNISNTEWMLQFIVIGLVLVAEAVNTAIEEVADFIHPDFHVKIGLIKDIAAGAPTFAAIISLIVAGFIYIPKINLLF, translated from the coding sequence ATGAAGAATCCGAACGATGGTTTTCTTAGAGGTAGATTGCGAAGTTTAAAATTTGCATTTAGAGGTGTTTGGCGACTTATAACTAAAGAAGATAGTATAAAAGCGCAACTTTGTGTAGCTGTTTTCGCGACTATTTTGGGTTTCTACTTTAACATTTCTAATACAGAGTGGATGTTGCAATTTATTGTAATAGGACTCGTTTTAGTTGCAGAAGCTGTAAACACAGCTATAGAAGAAGTTGCTGATTTTATTCATCCAGATTTTCATGTAAAAATTGGTTTAATTAAAGATATTGCAGCAGGTGCACCAACATTTGCTGCTATTATTTCTCTAATAGTCGCTGGTTTTATCTACATACCAAAAATCAATTTATTATTTTAG
- the tpx gene encoding thiol peroxidase, whose amino-acid sequence MANITLKGNTINTIGNLPKIGEKAPNFTLTTIELGHKKLSDFAGKNVILNIFPSVDTGTCATSVREFNKKAANLENTVVLCISKDLPFAQARFCGAEGIDNVEMLSDFATGDFGKKYQLEIKNGPLAHLHSRAVVIVDKEGKVAYTEQVSEIVNEPNYEAALKAI is encoded by the coding sequence ATGGCAAATATCACTTTAAAAGGAAACACAATAAATACCATTGGAAATTTACCTAAAATTGGAGAAAAAGCTCCAAATTTTACGTTAACAACGATTGAATTAGGGCATAAAAAATTATCTGATTTTGCTGGTAAAAATGTTATTTTAAATATTTTTCCGTCTGTAGATACTGGAACCTGTGCAACTTCTGTTCGTGAATTCAATAAAAAAGCGGCTAATTTAGAGAATACTGTTGTTTTATGTATTTCTAAAGATTTACCATTTGCCCAAGCACGTTTTTGTGGCGCAGAAGGAATTGATAATGTAGAAATGTTATCTGACTTTGCGACTGGAGATTTTGGTAAAAAATATCAATTAGAAATTAAAAACGGCCCATTAGCTCACTTACATTCTAGAGCTGTTGTTATTGTTGATAAAGAAGGGAAAGTAGCTTATACAGAACAAGTTTCTGAAATTGTAAACGAACCAAATTACGAAGCTGCTTTAAAAGCGATTTAA
- a CDS encoding MATE family efflux transporter: MNISQYTSEFKYNWKLAAPVMLGMLGHTFVSFIDNIMVGQIGTAELAAVSLGNSFMFIAMSIGIGFSTAITPLIAEADSSNNLQQARSTYKHGLFLCTVLGILMFLVVYFSKPLMYLMQQPEEVVALAIPYLDLVAFSLIPLIVFQAIKQFSDGMSMTKHPMYATLLANIINVILNYLLIFGKFGFPEMGIVGAAYGTLVSRVIMVVYLWLVLRFKERSGRIVKDIKFFVLDTLMIKRIINLGSLSAMQMFFEVAIFTAAIWLSGLLGKNPQAANQIALNLSSMTFMVAMGLSVASMIRVGNQKGLQNFKELRRIAFSLFLLGTLFAIFFALVFFIFHKSLPNIYVDLSDAENYADNMQVLSIASKLLLAAAFFQISDSIQVVVLGALRGLQDVKIPTILTFVSYWVVGFPVSYFLGKEEMYGSFGIWLGLLAGLTTASILLFIRFNSLTLKLINEKEIQQEKIQ; this comes from the coding sequence TTGAATATTTCTCAATACACATCTGAGTTTAAATACAATTGGAAACTTGCTGCACCTGTAATGTTAGGCATGTTGGGGCATACATTTGTTAGTTTTATAGATAATATTATGGTTGGGCAAATAGGAACTGCAGAATTGGCAGCAGTTTCTTTAGGAAACAGTTTTATGTTTATTGCCATGTCTATTGGAATTGGTTTTTCTACAGCAATTACGCCTTTAATTGCAGAAGCAGATTCTTCTAATAACTTACAACAAGCAAGATCTACCTACAAACATGGGTTGTTTTTATGCACTGTTTTGGGTATTTTAATGTTTTTAGTAGTTTATTTTTCCAAGCCTTTAATGTACTTAATGCAACAACCAGAAGAAGTTGTGGCTTTGGCAATTCCTTATTTAGATTTGGTGGCTTTTTCGTTAATTCCATTAATTGTTTTTCAGGCAATTAAACAGTTTAGTGATGGAATGTCTATGACGAAACACCCAATGTATGCAACACTTTTGGCGAACATTATAAATGTAATTTTAAACTATTTATTAATTTTTGGAAAATTTGGTTTTCCTGAAATGGGTATTGTTGGTGCAGCTTATGGAACCTTGGTTTCTAGAGTAATTATGGTGGTTTATTTATGGCTAGTTTTACGTTTTAAAGAGCGTTCAGGGCGTATTGTAAAAGACATTAAATTTTTCGTTTTAGATACTTTAATGATTAAAAGAATTATCAACTTAGGTTCTTTAAGTGCGATGCAAATGTTTTTCGAAGTCGCAATTTTTACAGCAGCCATTTGGTTGAGTGGTTTGTTGGGGAAAAATCCGCAAGCAGCAAACCAAATCGCATTAAACTTATCTTCGATGACTTTTATGGTAGCAATGGGTTTAAGTGTTGCATCTATGATTCGTGTTGGTAACCAAAAAGGATTGCAAAATTTTAAAGAACTGCGTAGAATTGCTTTTTCACTATTTCTTCTTGGAACATTATTTGCCATTTTCTTTGCTTTAGTCTTCTTTATTTTCCATAAAAGTTTACCTAATATTTATGTCGATTTAAGTGATGCTGAAAATTATGCAGATAATATGCAAGTGTTATCAATCGCCTCTAAATTATTGTTAGCTGCAGCGTTTTTCCAAATATCAGATAGTATTCAAGTCGTTGTTTTAGGGGCTTTACGTGGTTTACAAGATGTTAAAATACCAACGATTTTAACTTTTGTTTCTTATTGGGTGGTTGGTTTTCCAGTTTCTTATTTCTTAGGGAAAGAAGAAATGTATGGAAGCTTTGGAATTTGGTTGGGTTTATTAGCAGGTTTAACAACGGCTTCGATATTATTATTTATCAGATTTAATTCCTTAACTTTAAAGTTGATAAATGAAAAAGAAATACAACAAGAAAAAATACAATAA
- a CDS encoding DEAD/DEAH box helicase: MSTFLELGLKEPIKKALTDLGYEKPTVIQEKAIPQIITSTTDLKAFAQTGTGKTAAFSLPILELLDESNSNVQAIILSPTRELAVQIGKNIEDFCKYLKNVKVTTVYGGANMDQQIRSLKRGSQIVVGTPGRTVDLINRRALKLGNVRWLVLDEADEMLNMGFKDELDKVLEATPETKQTLLFSATFPKEVESIARSYMTKPVEITSGEKNKGSDNVSHEYYSVTERTRYPALKRIADLNPDIYAIIFCRTRRETQEVADNLIKDGYSADSLHGDLSQGQRDSVMGKFRKKTIQILVATDVAARGLDVTELTHVLNHKLPDQIENYTHRSGRTGRAGNKGISIVLVNGKEKGKLRQIERIIKKKFVETKVPTGKEIVKNQLMNLIDKVHETEVNESEINEFLPSIYEKLESLNREELIQKFVSLEFNTMLKYYENAKDLNDLSSKDNSRARATNENMTRFFINIGRKDSLNPAKLIGLINDQNIGDKIEIGAIDILDTFSFFEIDKNFEDKTLEAFSSNQPDFDGRSVNVEITKKERSGGGRRGGKKPFGKKDGGFGRRRSSDGPSSRRSSDNGGGRRRSSDRPDRSSGGDRKSGGFGRRRRER, encoded by the coding sequence ATGTCAACATTTTTAGAATTAGGCTTAAAAGAGCCTATCAAGAAAGCATTAACAGATTTAGGTTACGAAAAACCAACTGTTATTCAAGAGAAAGCAATTCCTCAAATTATTACATCTACAACCGATTTAAAAGCATTTGCACAAACAGGTACAGGTAAAACTGCCGCTTTTAGTTTGCCAATATTAGAGCTTTTAGACGAAAGCAACAGCAATGTACAAGCGATTATTTTATCTCCAACAAGAGAATTAGCCGTTCAAATTGGTAAAAATATCGAAGACTTTTGCAAATACTTAAAAAACGTAAAAGTTACCACTGTTTATGGTGGTGCGAATATGGACCAACAAATTAGATCTTTAAAAAGAGGGTCGCAAATTGTAGTGGGTACTCCAGGTAGAACCGTAGATTTAATCAATAGAAGAGCTTTAAAATTAGGAAATGTTCGATGGTTGGTCTTAGACGAAGCAGACGAAATGTTAAATATGGGGTTTAAAGATGAACTTGATAAAGTTTTAGAAGCAACTCCAGAAACCAAACAAACGCTATTGTTTTCTGCAACTTTCCCAAAAGAAGTAGAATCTATTGCAAGAAGTTATATGACTAAGCCAGTAGAAATTACTTCTGGTGAAAAAAATAAAGGCTCAGACAATGTAAGTCACGAATATTATTCGGTTACAGAAAGAACTCGTTACCCAGCTTTAAAGAGAATTGCGGATTTAAATCCAGATATTTATGCAATTATTTTTTGTAGAACTCGTAGAGAAACACAAGAAGTTGCAGACAATTTAATAAAAGATGGCTACAGTGCAGATTCTTTACATGGAGATTTATCTCAAGGACAAAGAGATTCTGTAATGGGGAAATTTCGAAAGAAAACCATACAAATATTAGTTGCGACAGATGTTGCTGCTCGTGGATTGGATGTTACCGAATTAACACACGTTTTAAACCACAAATTACCAGATCAAATAGAAAACTACACCCATAGAAGTGGTAGAACTGGTAGAGCTGGTAACAAAGGTATTTCTATTGTTTTGGTAAATGGAAAAGAAAAAGGGAAGTTACGCCAAATCGAAAGAATTATTAAAAAGAAATTTGTAGAAACGAAAGTTCCTACAGGGAAAGAGATTGTTAAAAATCAATTAATGAACTTAATTGATAAAGTTCACGAAACCGAAGTAAACGAATCTGAAATTAACGAATTCTTGCCAAGCATTTACGAGAAATTAGAAAGCTTAAATAGAGAAGAATTAATTCAGAAGTTTGTTTCTTTAGAGTTTAACACCATGTTAAAGTATTACGAAAATGCTAAAGATTTAAACGATTTATCTTCTAAAGATAATTCTAGAGCAAGAGCAACAAACGAGAATATGACTCGTTTCTTTATAAATATTGGTAGAAAAGATAGTTTGAATCCTGCAAAATTAATTGGTTTAATTAACGACCAAAATATTGGTGACAAAATAGAAATCGGAGCCATTGATATTTTAGACACTTTTTCTTTCTTTGAAATCGATAAAAATTTTGAGGACAAAACTTTAGAAGCTTTTTCATCAAATCAACCCGATTTTGATGGACGTTCTGTAAACGTAGAAATTACGAAAAAAGAACGTTCTGGTGGTGGAAGAAGAGGTGGCAAAAAACCTTTCGGTAAAAAAGATGGCGGTTTTGGAAGACGTAGAAGTTCAGACGGCCCTTCTTCTAGAAGAAGTAGTGATAATGGTGGTGGAAGAAGAAGATCTTCAGACAGGCCAGACAGAAGTTCTGGTGGAGATAGAAAATCTGGTGGTTTTGGAAGAAGACGTAGGGAAAGATAG